The following coding sequences lie in one Myxococcus xanthus genomic window:
- a CDS encoding JmjC domain-containing protein, giving the protein MPALEIATRFDWDTFVRRYWNQRPVLFKGTQASPFTVGDVFDASAGATQRYLSRSYAPTSRPDVTFTVDRLRQLRSREWLPRASDGSLDGYDARIASQLGERRYALIIATLHASGFRLWSRQRAFFSGLWQHVGMPVTGAITTLFHGTYEHSPVGVHLDRFTTFLFALRGRKRMRFWRKRPWREDVSTILDYQPYLASSFVAEVEPGDILYWPSTYYHVGESAGSGVASSVNVGIPITEHRAIYSVDDLLRGMLDETSLADQEWKQTRLSRVSASPLARGALTKSGVLATELPRALTEAVSAFRDVSHPKEARRHIQATWLKRLTSGGFEPVPPPTRERPLRDSHHVRVDPSFPVLFERDGPTRWICSANGHALRGVGGGRAVEIFFRKLNSGADVSVKELLSPFRTQRTARHDSEIIAATHEGMRGLLKKLHAFHAITLSA; this is encoded by the coding sequence ATGCCCGCCTTGGAAATCGCAACCCGCTTCGACTGGGACACCTTCGTCAGGCGCTACTGGAACCAGCGCCCCGTGCTCTTCAAGGGAACGCAGGCCTCGCCCTTCACCGTCGGCGACGTCTTCGACGCGTCGGCCGGCGCCACCCAGCGCTACCTGTCCCGCAGCTACGCGCCGACGTCACGGCCAGACGTCACCTTCACGGTGGACCGCCTGCGGCAGCTCCGCTCCCGGGAGTGGCTGCCCCGCGCGTCCGACGGTTCCCTGGACGGGTATGACGCCCGCATCGCCTCGCAGCTGGGCGAGCGCCGGTACGCCCTCATCATCGCCACCCTGCACGCCTCCGGCTTCCGGCTCTGGTCACGGCAGCGCGCCTTCTTCTCCGGCCTGTGGCAGCACGTGGGCATGCCCGTGACGGGCGCCATCACCACGCTGTTCCATGGGACGTACGAACACAGCCCCGTGGGGGTCCACCTGGACCGCTTCACCACGTTCTTGTTCGCGTTGCGCGGACGCAAGCGGATGCGCTTCTGGCGCAAGCGGCCGTGGCGCGAGGACGTCTCCACCATCCTGGACTACCAGCCCTACCTGGCGTCTTCCTTCGTCGCGGAGGTCGAACCCGGCGACATCCTCTACTGGCCTTCCACGTACTACCACGTGGGAGAGAGCGCCGGCTCAGGCGTGGCCAGCAGCGTGAATGTCGGCATCCCCATCACCGAACACCGCGCCATCTATTCCGTGGACGACCTGCTGCGCGGGATGCTCGACGAGACGTCGCTCGCCGACCAGGAGTGGAAGCAGACGCGGCTCTCGCGGGTGTCTGCATCCCCCCTGGCTCGCGGAGCCCTGACGAAGAGCGGCGTACTGGCCACGGAGCTGCCCCGGGCGCTCACCGAAGCCGTGAGCGCGTTTCGCGACGTCAGCCACCCGAAAGAGGCGCGGCGGCACATCCAAGCCACCTGGCTCAAGCGGTTGACCTCGGGAGGCTTCGAGCCCGTGCCGCCGCCCACCCGTGAAAGGCCGTTGCGTGACTCACACCACGTGCGGGTGGACCCAAGCTTCCCCGTCCTCTTCGAACGTGACGGCCCCACACGGTGGATTTGTTCCGCAAATGGACATGCCTTGCGCGGCGTGGGTGGCGGACGCGCCGTTGAAATATTCTTCCGAAAGCTGAACTCCGGCGCGGATGTAAGCGTCAAAGAATTGCTGAGCCCGTTTCGGACACAACGCACTGCGAGGCATGACTCAGAAATCATTGCCGCGACGCATGAAGGAATGCGCGGACTCCTGAAAAAACTTCACGCCTTTCACGCAATCACTCTCAGCGCTTGA
- a CDS encoding thioesterase II family protein, with protein sequence MNPESSIAAAESPWLVRRKPQASPRLRLFCFPYAGAGSLPYFRWPDLLPEADIEVCAVQPPGRENRLHEPSVEELPQLLDALVRELSPLFDGPFAFFGHSLGALIAFELTRELRRRGMPLPGTLLVSGSEAPSRRSGLPPLSGLRRDDFIRELSARYDGIPQQVLAQPEILDLILPILRADLKISERYSYQEEPPLPVRLCAFGGTRDPRVSEAALDTWRLQTQQSFSMKMFPGGHFFLNELTAQVVQAVHAELAVGATPAP encoded by the coding sequence ATGAATCCTGAATCCAGCATCGCGGCGGCCGAGTCTCCCTGGCTCGTCCGCCGCAAACCCCAGGCGTCGCCTCGTCTCCGGCTGTTCTGCTTCCCCTACGCGGGAGCAGGCAGCCTCCCCTACTTCCGTTGGCCGGACCTGCTCCCAGAGGCGGACATCGAGGTGTGCGCCGTGCAGCCGCCCGGCCGGGAGAACCGCCTGCATGAGCCGTCCGTCGAAGAACTCCCGCAGCTACTGGACGCGCTCGTCCGGGAGCTGTCGCCCCTCTTCGATGGCCCCTTTGCCTTCTTCGGCCACAGCCTGGGCGCGCTCATCGCCTTCGAGCTGACGCGCGAGCTCCGCCGCCGGGGCATGCCGCTGCCTGGCACGCTGCTCGTGTCCGGCTCCGAAGCGCCCTCCCGGCGCAGTGGACTTCCGCCACTGAGCGGCCTGCGACGAGACGACTTCATCCGCGAGCTGTCCGCCCGCTACGACGGCATTCCGCAGCAGGTCCTGGCGCAGCCGGAGATTCTGGACCTCATCCTTCCCATCCTGCGCGCCGACCTGAAGATTTCAGAGCGCTACTCCTACCAGGAGGAGCCTCCTCTTCCGGTGCGGCTGTGTGCCTTTGGTGGTACTCGCGATCCTCGCGTCTCGGAAGCCGCGCTCGACACGTGGCGACTGCAAACACAGCAGTCCTTCTCGATGAAGATGTTTCCAGGCGGCCACTTCTTTCTCAACGAGCTGACGGCCCAGGTGGTTCAGGCCGTCCATGCCGAACTCGCAGTCGGAGCAACCCCAGCACCATGA
- a CDS encoding acyl carrier protein codes for MNRDDLLDVLTRYVADELLDGDAEDLDSSTPLLELGVLNSLETARMMGFVQKKYGITIPSESLKVENLQTISAIADLVYDARPRQP; via the coding sequence ATGAACAGAGACGACCTGCTCGATGTCCTGACCCGCTATGTCGCGGATGAACTCCTGGACGGGGACGCGGAGGACCTTGATTCCTCCACGCCCCTCTTGGAGCTCGGCGTGCTGAACTCGCTGGAGACCGCCCGGATGATGGGCTTCGTCCAGAAGAAGTACGGCATCACCATTCCCTCGGAGTCGCTGAAGGTTGAAAACCTCCAGACGATCTCCGCCATCGCCGACCTCGTCTACGACGCGAGGCCCCGGCAGCCGTAG